A segment of the Nitrososphaerales archaeon genome:
ATGTCTTGATATCTATACCATTACTTATTACATGTACTTTATCTAGAGGCAAATTGTAGAGCCTTACGACTTCATTCTTCATATATTCACTAACCGTTATTACGTAGGAGGCCTCGAATGAACCCCACCATTCCAATCCGTGAACCATGTGGGATTCAGGAGAGTGTAGGCCAGCAGATCTACCCACTTCTGTACTGTGAAAGGTTACGACCAATGGTTTTGACAAAAGATGCTTCAAGACTATACCACAAGGGATCGTGAGCCAATCGTGGGCGTGAATTACATCGAATGGGCCGAACTTATCCACCAGACGCCCTACCTTCTTCTCAAAGAAGTGGTTAAAGAGCATCACCCATAGATGAAAGCTAGGTGCACCGACTTCAACCTTTACCCTATGAATGTGAAGCGAACCATCGACTTCGTATTCAGGTGTATTTGGAAAGTCGAGCGTTACTACGTGAACTTCGACACCAGCTTTCGCCATCGATCTACAGATCCAGTACACATGCCTAGCTATACCTCCAATAATACGTGGCGGATACTCCCAAGTTAGCATGCAAACCTTCACGAAGAAGACCCTCCATTAAGTAGATAATTTGCTTTTTCATATAACTCTTATTAATACCTCAACTAGTAGTGATACCAGAAATGAATTATGTGTAATATATGATGATTTATCTCAAGCTTTAAGATAAGTGTGTAAGTGATTTTATGAATCCCCTTAAACTCTCATAATAATCATCTATTCTACCAGTATCTGAAAGGTGTGATATGCGAAAACCCAATCTTTCAGCCTCACTTGCTATCCTCTTACTAAGTGCTGAAAAGATCACGTTATTTAACTGTACGTGATCAAGAGCCTTTGAAAGGGTCTGAACAATTTTGATAGAGGTTAAGATCAATAGATATGTCTGTGAATTGTCTGATTTGAACAACTTAATCACACGTTCTAACCCTTCCACCGATTCTTCCACGCTATATAACTTGAAGATGTGACTATTCTCAAATTTATCTTTAATGAATCCCTCTAGAATTATTGACATTCTTTGAACAATATAACACAACGATGCTTTTGTATGACAATCCTTTAAGTAGCTGTATCAAACCTTCCGAGTTATGTTTGCTAGGCAGATCTACCGATCTTACACCCAAAGATTTCAATAAAGAAGCCGTCCCGAAGCCTATGGCGATGCTGTACGATCTTGCACACTCCCAAGCCTCTGATATCAAATCGAACACTACTTTAACGGCCGTTTTACTTGTAAATATGGAAAGGTCTGGTTTAAATTTTGATTGAAATATCTTTCGTGCCAGCATTATTTCATTATGATCGATACAAACCCTTACTATAGGTATCACCTTTATAGATAGGTTAAGATCTCTAAGCTTCTTCATTATGTTCTCAGATGTACCCTCCATTCCTGTAAGTATAATTGTCAATCCTTCACTCAATTATACT
Coding sequences within it:
- a CDS encoding uroporphyrinogen-III synthase, with the protein product MSEGLTIILTGMEGTSENIMKKLRDLNLSIKVIPIVRVCIDHNEIMLARKIFQSKFKPDLSIFTSKTAVKVVFDLISEAWECARSYSIAIGFGTASLLKSLGVRSVDLPSKHNSEGLIQLLKGLSYKSIVVLYCSKNVNNSRGIH